From a single Candidatus Effluviviaceae Genus I sp. genomic region:
- a CDS encoding YbjQ family protein, with protein MILTTTDEIPGRRVVRTLGLVKGNTIRSRHVGRDLMAVLRGLVGGEIGEYTKMMAEAREQALDRLVADAEAAGGNAVVGVRFTTTSMMQGAAELLAYGTAVIVESA; from the coding sequence GTGATCCTGACGACGACGGATGAGATCCCCGGAAGGCGAGTCGTGAGGACCCTGGGTCTCGTCAAGGGCAACACGATACGATCGCGGCACGTGGGGCGCGACCTGATGGCCGTTCTGCGGGGTCTGGTCGGCGGCGAGATCGGGGAGTACACGAAGATGATGGCCGAGGCCCGGGAGCAGGCGCTCGATCGGCTCGTCGCCGACGCTGAGGCGGCAGGAGGCAACGCCGTCGTGGGCGTGCGGTTCACGACGACGAGCATGATGCAGGGCGCGGCGGAGCTTCTGGCCTACGGGACGGCCGTCATCGTCGAGAGCGCGTGA